In Sulfitobacter albidus, the following proteins share a genomic window:
- a CDS encoding Lrp/AsnC family transcriptional regulator — translation MLDDLDRRLLRYWQAEPSLSTGELAERCGMTQGKAARRIARLRDRGILGEVEAIVDWAALGYTVEVSLRVTLDKTQGNAFDAFLAAAREVPEVIEAQTFLGRVDARLSVIARDMTHYQSIYRSRILTLPHIADIEALMHVARIKDAHGLPI, via the coding sequence ATGCTTGATGATCTGGACCGCCGCTTATTGCGCTATTGGCAGGCGGAGCCAAGCCTGAGCACGGGGGAGCTGGCAGAGCGGTGCGGGATGACGCAGGGCAAGGCCGCGCGGCGCATCGCGCGTCTGCGCGACAGGGGGATTCTGGGCGAGGTTGAGGCCATCGTCGATTGGGCCGCTCTTGGCTACACGGTCGAGGTTTCGCTGCGCGTGACGCTGGACAAGACGCAAGGCAACGCGTTCGACGCCTTCCTTGCCGCCGCCCGCGAAGTGCCCGAAGTGATCGAGGCGCAGACGTTTCTGGGCCGGGTCGACGCACGTCTGTCGGTGATCGCCCGCGACATGACCCATTATCAAAGTATCTACCGCAGCCGCATCCTGACCCTGCCGCATATCGCCGACATCGAGGCCCTGATGCATGTGGCGCGGATCAAGGACGCGCACGGGTTGCCGATATGA
- a CDS encoding DMT family transporter, producing the protein METAPRITLASWLMVATLAFVWGGTFLVTEVALLGITPFWLAAARIGFAAVLMGMVWAALGFRLFEVRPARATTATVLAIGVLSSALPFSLLAWGQQYVTSGFAGVSMAAVALIVLPLAHFTVAGERMTPRKTVGFAIGFVGVVILIGAQAFESTGAAREGWGRIACVGAAACYAVASILMRRLPAVHPIGLASVLLMIGAAVSLPVALAVEGPPPLPDAKTLGVLAFLGLIPTAAANFLRVLVVRSAGPVFMSLVNYQVPLWSVLLGAWLLSEPLPSSLLLAMALILTGVGLSQFGALSRLFKRRG; encoded by the coding sequence ATGGAAACCGCCCCCCGCATCACGCTCGCCAGCTGGCTGATGGTCGCCACGCTCGCCTTTGTCTGGGGCGGGACGTTTCTGGTGACCGAAGTCGCGTTGCTGGGGATCACGCCCTTCTGGCTTGCCGCCGCGCGCATCGGGTTTGCCGCCGTGCTGATGGGGATGGTCTGGGCCGCGTTGGGCTTTCGCCTGTTCGAGGTGCGCCCCGCGCGCGCCACGACCGCCACGGTTCTGGCCATCGGCGTGCTCAGCTCTGCGCTGCCGTTTTCGCTGCTGGCCTGGGGGCAGCAATATGTGACGTCGGGCTTTGCCGGCGTGTCCATGGCTGCCGTCGCGCTGATCGTGCTGCCGCTGGCGCATTTCACCGTGGCGGGCGAGCGGATGACACCGCGCAAGACGGTGGGATTTGCCATCGGGTTTGTAGGCGTCGTGATCCTGATCGGTGCGCAGGCGTTTGAAAGCACGGGGGCCGCGCGCGAGGGATGGGGACGCATCGCCTGTGTGGGGGCCGCAGCCTGCTATGCGGTGGCTTCGATCCTGATGCGCCGACTGCCTGCGGTGCATCCGATCGGGCTCGCCTCCGTTTTGCTGATGATCGGCGCGGCGGTGAGCCTGCCGGTCGCGCTGGCGGTCGAAGGCCCGCCGCCGCTGCCCGATGCCAAGACCCTTGGCGTGCTGGCGTTTCTGGGTCTTATCCCCACGGCGGCGGCGAATTTCCTGCGCGTTTTGGTGGTGCGCAGCGCGGGGCCTGTTTTCATGTCGCTGGTCAATTATCAGGTGCCGCTGTGGTCCGTCCTGTTGGGCGCATGGCTCTTGTCTGAGCCTCTGCCCTCCTCGCTGCTGCTCGCCATGGCGCTGATCCTGACCGGCGTGGGACTGAGCCAGTTCGGCGCCCTCAGCCGTCTCTTCAAGCGCCGGGGCTGA
- a CDS encoding Lrp/AsnC family transcriptional regulator, translating into MMPLDDTDRAIVLALVRDAAQSTAALGKRLGLSQPATWRRIRRLEEAGMLKGRRLRLDAEKLGFGVTVFLGVKLATKGRVSLEDFERAVIAIPEVQTVEHVLGLYDYRLRVVARDLADFERVLRRRIMTLPGAGQVEANVLLSEERLPGPLRG; encoded by the coding sequence ATGATGCCGCTGGACGACACCGACCGCGCCATCGTGCTGGCACTGGTGCGCGATGCCGCGCAAAGCACGGCGGCGCTGGGCAAACGGCTGGGCCTGAGCCAGCCCGCCACATGGCGCCGCATCCGCCGCCTCGAAGAGGCAGGCATGCTCAAAGGTCGCCGCCTGCGGCTCGACGCGGAAAAGCTCGGCTTTGGCGTAACGGTGTTTCTGGGCGTGAAACTGGCGACCAAGGGGCGCGTCAGCCTTGAGGATTTCGAACGTGCCGTCATCGCCATTCCGGAGGTGCAGACGGTCGAGCATGTGCTGGGCCTCTATGACTACCGCCTGCGCGTGGTCGCGCGCGATCTGGCGGATTTTGAGCGTGTCCTGCGCCGCCGCATCATGACGCTGCCCGGCGCAGGGCAGGTCGAGGCGAACGTGCTGCTGAGCGAGGAACGGCTGCCGGGGCCTTTGCGCGGCTGA
- the folP gene encoding dihydropteroate synthase, producing MILRPVVSTDVARPEGARTLAGGWGWFDRVELLRRDAPPEILRAQKVGELEALTAPRALFGERPTVMGIVNATPDSFSDGGLHAAAEDAVRGGLAMAAAGAAILDIGGESTRPGAAYVPAGEEIERVVPVIAGLRAAGFVGTISIDTRKAAVGEAALAAGADLINDVSGFTHEPALADVAAAARVPVCVMHAQGYPATMQQNPRYDDVLHDVYDHLAARIAALEAAGIPRARIIADPGIGFGKTQAHNLALLARISAFHGLGVPILLGASRKRFIGTIGAAPEASDRAPGSIAVALAALGQGVQILRVHDVAQTVQAISLWRATVTGYAND from the coding sequence ATGATCCTGCGCCCAGTCGTCAGCACCGATGTGGCCCGTCCCGAAGGTGCCCGCACGCTGGCGGGCGGCTGGGGGTGGTTTGACCGGGTCGAGCTTCTGCGCCGCGACGCCCCGCCCGAAATTCTGCGGGCACAGAAGGTGGGCGAGTTGGAGGCGCTGACAGCGCCCCGCGCGCTTTTTGGGGAACGCCCGACCGTCATGGGCATCGTGAACGCCACCCCCGACAGCTTTTCCGACGGAGGTCTGCACGCCGCCGCCGAGGATGCGGTGCGCGGCGGGCTGGCGATGGCGGCGGCGGGGGCCGCGATCCTCGACATCGGTGGCGAATCCACGCGGCCCGGTGCGGCCTACGTGCCCGCGGGCGAAGAGATCGAGCGCGTCGTGCCGGTGATCGCGGGTCTGCGCGCGGCTGGATTTGTCGGCACGATATCCATCGACACGCGCAAGGCGGCAGTGGGGGAGGCCGCGCTGGCCGCCGGGGCGGATCTGATCAACGATGTCTCGGGCTTCACCCATGAGCCGGCGCTGGCGGACGTGGCGGCAGCAGCCCGCGTGCCGGTTTGCGTGATGCACGCGCAGGGCTACCCGGCCACGATGCAGCAAAACCCGCGCTACGACGACGTGCTGCACGACGTCTACGACCATCTCGCCGCCCGCATCGCGGCGCTTGAGGCGGCGGGCATCCCGCGCGCCCGCATCATCGCCGATCCCGGGATTGGATTTGGCAAGACCCAGGCGCATAACCTTGCGCTGCTGGCGCGGATCTCGGCGTTTCACGGGCTGGGCGTGCCGATCCTGCTGGGCGCCTCGCGCAAGCGGTTTATCGGCACCATCGGCGCGGCACCCGAAGCGTCCGACCGTGCGCCGGGCTCGATTGCCGTGGCACTTGCGGCGCTGGGGCAGGGGGTGCAAATTTTGCGCGTGCATGACGTGGCGCAGACCGTTCAGGCGATTTCCCTTTGGCGCGCCACTGTGACAGGATACGCAAATGACTAA
- the glmM gene encoding phosphoglucosamine mutase produces the protein MTKLFGTDGVRGTANIHPMTADMALRIGAAVGRYFRRESASSVKRVVIGKDTRLSGYMFENALTAGLTSTGMNVLLLGPVPTPAVGLLTRSMRADLGVMISASHNPAQDNGIKFFGPDGFKLSDAVEAEIEALVAAGVEPVAAPEIGRAKRIDDSRFRYIERVKSSFPRQMRLDGLKVVIDCANGAAHHVAPMALWELGATVIPVGVSPNGHNINDACGSTHPTTAAETVVAHGADVGICLDGDADRVILLDETGRVGDGDQFMALMAARWKADARLRGDALVATVMSNLGLEHFLAGRGVELVRTGVGDRYVVERMREKGYNLGGEQSGHIVMTDYATTGDGLMAGLQFLAEMIRAERSASELLHQFDPVPQLLENVRFSAGQTPLEDTSVQAAIAQAEADLAQGGRLLIRKSGTEPLVRVMAEHEDAALMTRTVHSVVRAVEDAVRA, from the coding sequence ATGACTAAGCTTTTTGGTACCGACGGCGTGCGGGGCACGGCGAATATCCATCCCATGACCGCCGATATGGCGTTGCGCATCGGCGCCGCCGTCGGCCGCTATTTCCGCCGCGAGAGTGCGTCATCGGTCAAACGCGTGGTGATCGGCAAGGATACGCGCCTGTCGGGATACATGTTCGAGAACGCGCTGACGGCGGGGCTGACCTCGACGGGGATGAATGTGCTCTTGCTGGGGCCTGTGCCGACACCGGCAGTGGGGCTGCTGACCCGATCGATGCGGGCGGATCTAGGGGTGATGATCTCGGCCAGCCACAACCCGGCACAGGACAACGGGATCAAATTCTTCGGCCCCGATGGGTTCAAGCTGTCGGATGCGGTCGAGGCGGAGATCGAGGCGCTGGTCGCGGCGGGCGTGGAGCCGGTGGCCGCCCCCGAGATCGGCCGGGCCAAACGCATCGACGACAGCCGCTTTCGCTACATCGAGCGGGTGAAATCCAGCTTTCCGCGCCAGATGCGGCTCGACGGGTTGAAGGTGGTGATCGATTGCGCCAACGGCGCCGCGCATCACGTGGCGCCGATGGCCCTGTGGGAGTTGGGGGCGACGGTGATCCCGGTGGGGGTCTCGCCCAACGGGCACAACATCAACGACGCCTGCGGCTCGACCCACCCCACCACGGCCGCCGAAACAGTGGTGGCGCATGGTGCGGATGTGGGCATTTGCCTTGATGGCGATGCCGACCGGGTGATCCTGCTCGACGAGACGGGGCGCGTGGGCGACGGCGATCAATTCATGGCGCTGATGGCCGCGCGCTGGAAGGCCGACGCGCGCCTGCGTGGCGATGCGCTGGTGGCCACGGTGATGAGCAACCTGGGGCTTGAGCATTTTCTGGCCGGTCGCGGGGTCGAGCTGGTACGCACCGGTGTCGGCGACCGCTACGTCGTCGAGCGGATGCGTGAGAAGGGCTATAACCTCGGGGGCGAGCAGTCGGGCCATATCGTGATGACCGACTATGCCACCACCGGCGACGGGCTGATGGCCGGCCTGCAATTCCTGGCCGAGATGATCCGCGCCGAACGCTCCGCATCCGAGCTTCTGCACCAGTTCGATCCGGTGCCGCAGCTGCTGGAAAACGTGCGCTTTTCCGCGGGCCAGACGCCGCTGGAGGACACGTCTGTGCAGGCTGCCATCGCGCAGGCGGAGGCCGATCTGGCGCAGGGTGGGCGGCTGTTGATCCGCAAGTCTGGGACCGAGCCGCTGGTACGGGTCATGGCGGAGCATGAGGATGCCGCCCTGATGACCCGCACGGTGCACAGCGTGGTCCGCGCCGTCGAGGACGCCGTGCGCGCGTGA
- a CDS encoding cell wall hydrolase, with protein MRSGYRKTLALALASLTLVAAPQTAVANAAAENLAKIEARNMGKIDAARLNKLVISASPQAAGDVVFSRDWLASQPKPSGNSEFKCLAEALYFEARGETVKGQFAVAEVISNRVKSARFPDSYCGVINQGTGRKYQCQFTYTCDGHAEVIAEPRAYAQVSKVARAALDGRAPEITDGATFYHTTAVRPSWARKFTRTARYGVHLFYRRGVQTASN; from the coding sequence ATGCGGTCTGGATACAGAAAGACACTCGCGCTCGCACTGGCATCACTTACGCTCGTGGCAGCCCCGCAAACCGCCGTGGCCAACGCCGCCGCCGAAAATCTTGCCAAGATCGAGGCCCGAAACATGGGCAAGATCGATGCCGCGCGCCTGAACAAGCTGGTGATTTCCGCCAGCCCGCAGGCGGCAGGAGACGTGGTGTTCAGCCGGGACTGGCTCGCCAGCCAGCCCAAGCCCAGCGGCAACAGCGAATTCAAATGCCTTGCCGAAGCGCTCTATTTCGAAGCGCGCGGCGAAACCGTGAAGGGGCAATTCGCGGTCGCCGAGGTGATCTCGAACCGGGTGAAATCCGCGCGCTTTCCCGACAGCTACTGCGGCGTGATCAATCAGGGCACGGGCCGCAAGTACCAGTGCCAGTTTACCTATACCTGCGACGGCCACGCCGAGGTGATCGCAGAACCACGCGCCTACGCGCAGGTGTCGAAAGTCGCCCGTGCCGCCCTAGACGGGCGCGCGCCCGAAATTACCGACGGGGCGACGTTCTATCACACCACCGCCGTGCGTCCCAGCTGGGCGCGCAAGTTCACCCGCACCGCGCGCTACGGCGTGCATCTGTTCTACCGCCGGGGCGTGCAGACCGCGAGCAACTGA
- a CDS encoding M20/M25/M40 family metallo-hydrolase: MSLDATLTHIDAALPEATERLLELMRIQSISTDPAFKADCDRAADWMVADLQSIGFDVQKRPTPGHPMVVGHAGPADGAPHLLFYGHYDVQPVDPLHLWDRDPFDATVESTPTGEVIRGRGAADDKGQLMTFVEALRAWKSVNGEFPCRITVFLEGEEESGSPSLVPFMEENADELRADFAMICDTVMFQSRTPAITTMLRGLLGEELTIKAASKDLHSGMFGGISINPIRVLSRIIASLHDDTGRITVPGFYDGVPDLPDDLEAQWQGLNFDHAGFLNEVGLSHPAGEQDRTPLEMIWSRPTCEVNGIGGGYQGDGFKTVIPAEASAKISFRLVGDQDPHAIRQSFRAMVEEMLPPDCEAVWSAHGASRASGAATDDPAFAAALKALSEEWQIPAAYIGCGGSIPIAGHFANILDTPPMLIGFGKDDDQIHSPNEKYDMQSFHKGIRSWARILDAVS; encoded by the coding sequence ATGTCCCTCGATGCCACCCTCACCCATATCGACGCCGCCCTGCCGGAGGCCACCGAACGACTGCTGGAGCTGATGCGGATCCAGTCGATTTCGACCGATCCGGCGTTCAAGGCAGACTGCGACCGCGCCGCCGACTGGATGGTGGCGGATCTGCAAAGCATTGGATTTGATGTGCAAAAGCGCCCGACACCGGGTCATCCGATGGTGGTGGGGCACGCGGGGCCTGCGGACGGGGCGCCGCATCTATTGTTCTACGGCCACTACGATGTGCAGCCCGTTGACCCGCTGCACCTGTGGGACCGCGACCCGTTTGACGCCACGGTCGAGAGCACACCCACGGGCGAGGTGATCCGCGGGCGTGGGGCCGCGGACGATAAGGGCCAGCTGATGACCTTTGTCGAAGCCTTGCGCGCGTGGAAATCCGTAAACGGTGAATTTCCCTGTCGCATCACAGTTTTTCTGGAAGGCGAGGAAGAATCAGGCTCCCCCTCGCTGGTGCCCTTCATGGAGGAAAACGCGGACGAGCTGCGCGCCGATTTTGCGATGATCTGCGACACGGTGATGTTCCAAAGCCGCACCCCCGCGATCACCACCATGCTGCGCGGCCTGCTGGGCGAAGAGCTGACGATCAAGGCGGCCAGCAAGGATCTGCATTCCGGCATGTTCGGCGGGATTTCGATCAATCCCATCCGCGTGCTGAGCCGCATCATCGCGTCGCTGCACGACGATACGGGCCGCATCACCGTGCCGGGGTTCTACGACGGCGTGCCCGATCTGCCCGACGATCTGGAGGCGCAGTGGCAGGGGCTGAACTTCGACCACGCAGGATTTCTGAACGAGGTCGGGCTGAGCCATCCGGCAGGAGAGCAGGACCGCACCCCGCTCGAGATGATCTGGTCGCGCCCGACCTGCGAGGTCAACGGCATCGGTGGCGGCTATCAGGGCGACGGGTTCAAGACGGTGATCCCGGCGGAGGCATCGGCCAAGATTTCGTTCCGGCTGGTGGGCGATCAGGATCCGCACGCCATCCGGCAAAGCTTTCGCGCGATGGTCGAGGAAATGCTGCCGCCCGATTGCGAGGCCGTCTGGTCAGCGCATGGCGCCTCGCGCGCGTCGGGGGCCGCAACGGATGATCCGGCCTTTGCCGCAGCGCTCAAGGCGCTGAGCGAGGAATGGCAAATCCCCGCCGCCTATATCGGCTGCGGCGGGTCGATCCCGATCGCGGGGCATTTCGCCAATATCCTCGACACGCCGCCGATGCTGATCGGCTTTGGCAAGGACGACGACCAGATCCATTCCCCGAACGAGAAATACGATATGCAGAGCTTTCACAAAGGCATCCGGTCATGGGCGCGGATTTTGGACGCGGTGAGCTGA
- the ilvC gene encoding ketol-acid reductoisomerase translates to MRVYYDRDCDVNLIKDKKVAILGYGSQGHAHALNLRDSGAKNLVVALRDGSPSKAKAEGEGLQVMEIAEAAAWADVIMFTMPDELQAETYKKYVHDNIREGAAIAFAHGLNVHFGLIEPKEGIDVIMMAPKGPGHTVRGEYTKGGGVPCLVAVDRDASGKALEIGLSYCSAIGGGRSGIIETNFREECETDLFGEQAVLCGGLVELIRMGFETLVEAGYAPEMAYFECLHEVKLIVDLIYEGGIANMNYSISNTAEYGEYVSGPRVLPYDETKARMKAILTDIQTGKFVRDFMQENAVGQPFFKGTRRINDEHQIEATGETLRGMMPWISDGKMVDKSKN, encoded by the coding sequence ATGCGCGTATACTACGACCGCGACTGCGACGTGAACCTCATCAAGGACAAGAAGGTCGCCATCCTCGGCTACGGCTCCCAAGGCCACGCCCACGCCCTGAACCTGCGCGACAGCGGCGCCAAGAACCTCGTCGTCGCCCTGCGCGACGGCTCGCCCTCGAAAGCGAAAGCCGAAGGCGAAGGCCTGCAGGTCATGGAAATCGCCGAAGCGGCGGCCTGGGCCGATGTGATCATGTTCACCATGCCAGATGAACTTCAGGCCGAGACCTACAAGAAATACGTGCACGACAACATCCGCGAGGGTGCGGCAATCGCCTTTGCCCACGGTCTGAACGTACACTTTGGTCTGATCGAGCCCAAGGAAGGCATCGACGTCATCATGATGGCGCCCAAGGGCCCCGGCCACACCGTGCGCGGCGAATACACCAAAGGCGGCGGCGTGCCGTGTCTGGTAGCGGTGGATCGCGACGCTTCCGGCAAGGCGCTGGAAATTGGTCTGTCCTATTGCTCCGCCATCGGCGGCGGGCGTTCCGGCATCATCGAGACCAACTTTCGCGAGGAATGCGAAACCGATCTGTTCGGCGAGCAGGCCGTGCTTTGCGGTGGTCTGGTCGAACTCATCCGCATGGGTTTTGAGACGCTGGTCGAGGCGGGCTACGCCCCCGAGATGGCCTATTTCGAATGTCTGCATGAGGTGAAGCTGATCGTCGATCTGATCTATGAGGGCGGCATCGCCAACATGAACTACTCGATTTCGAACACCGCTGAATATGGTGAATATGTCTCCGGCCCGCGCGTGTTGCCCTACGACGAGACAAAGGCCCGGATGAAGGCGATCCTGACCGACATCCAGACTGGCAAATTCGTGCGCGATTTCATGCAGGAAAACGCCGTTGGCCAGCCGTTCTTCAAGGGCACGCGCCGGATAAACGACGAGCACCAGATCGAAGCCACCGGCGAGACGCTGCGCGGCATGATGCCATGGATTTCCGACGGCAAGATGGTCGACAAATCCAAGAACTAA